Sequence from the Coleofasciculus chthonoplastes PCC 7420 genome:
GAATTTACTCCGTCAGGGTAGGTTTGAGCAGTTGGATTTGGGTCATCTGGTTGAGGAGTTAGAAGACTTGGGGAATCGTCACTACGATCAACTAGAATCTCGATTGATTCAGTTGATCGCTCACTTGTTGAAGTGGCAAGTTCAATATTGGAAACAAACGAACAGTTGGCGAGCGACGATTCGGGTGCAAAGAACGGCGATTGCCAAGCTGCTACGGCGTAATCCAGGGTTGAAATCCCGCTTAGATGAAGCGATGGAGGAAAGTTGGCTTGAAGCTAGGGATTTGGCGATCGCGGAAACGGATTTACCCGATGAACAGTTTCCTGACGTTTGTCCGTTTTCCTTCGAGCAGGTGATGTGCGAAGACTTTTGGCCGAATTCTCAGATGGAGATAGAAGGTTCATGAACCTAGCCCTACTTCGTGAAAAGGATTGGTTGGTGACCAAGAAACCCTAAAGGTGACGCTTACTGGAGGAATCATGAATTCGGCTAGTCTTGACCAACAATTGATTCCGGCTTTAGAGAATGGCGATCGCTTGAGTCGTGCTGAATTTGAGCGACGCTATAATCTGATGCCTGATCTGAAAAAAGCGGAATTAATCGAAGGAGTCGTTTACGTGCCATCGCCTCTACGCTACAACCGACATGGCAAACCCCATGGCAAAATTATTGCTTGGCTGGAAGTTTATGCGGCTTCGACACCAGGGGTTGAGGTGGCTGATAATGCGACGGTACGCCTGGATTTAGATAATGAACCGCAGCCGGATGCGTTGCTGCGGCTAGATGAAGAGAGTGGGGGGCGATCGCGAATTAGTGAGGATGATTATGTTGAAGGAGCGCCAGAGCTAATTGTTGAAATTGCCGCCAGTAGTGCGTCTTATGATCTCCATGATAAGTTACGGGCTTATCGGCGCAATGGGGTGCGAGAGTATTTGGTGTGGTTGGTACAGGATAGAGCGTTTCGCTGGTATATTTTGGAGCAGGGGGAGTATCGACAGCAGCAAGCGGATTCGTTGGGGATGTTGAGTAGTCCCTTTTTTCCAGGGTTACAGTTGGATGTGCAGGCACTTTTGCGGGGAGAGATGTCGCGAGTTCTGACTGTGCTACAGGAGGGACTGGGTTCGCCAGAGCATCAGGATATGTGGAGGAATTATCGAGAGCGTCGCTCCAGTAACCGTTAAACTGAAGTTCCCCCAGCCAAAATAATGGAACCTGTCTCACTGGGCGGCTTGGCGCGATTTTTCAGCCGCCTAACCTCCCCCGGACGCGATCGCACTAGACAAAAAAGGAAAAGGTATGCCTTTAAAGGAAGCATCTCTCGAAGTCGCTGAAGGACTTTATGCTCCAGAAACCTTAGGGAACATGATTGACCGCAGCAGGATTATTGATAGCGCCATGACCCTCATTTTACCTAACTCAGGTACATCAAATTAGGTTGTATGCCCAAATCAAGCGTGACCTGTAGTGGACTGACACAGCTAAAATTGTGGAATAGATTTGACGGTTAAATTGGGCGCACGCCGTGCGCCCCTACAATTCTAATTCACCATTTTAAGTGTGCCACGCCACTACGTTGAGGTAATTCAGATGCCTTCTCCCTTTCCGGGTATGGACCCTTATTTAGAACATTCCGAATTATGGGCGGAGGTTCATAGTCGGTTAATCGTGAACCTAGCCGATTTTTTGGGTCCGCAACTGCGCCCTAAATACCGAGTCGCTGTCGAAAAACGAACCTACACTGATTTGTCAGATGCCGCGTTAGTCGGGCTTCCCGATGTGGCTGTTGTGTCTAGACGTTCAACCCCAAATCAGAACTCATCAACGACTTCATCAACGGCGACCGTGTTAACTCAAAATGAACCTGTAACGGTTAGAATACCGATGCCGGAAGAAGTCAGGGAGAGTTATTTAGAAATTCGAGAAATTGGAACGGGGGCGGTGGTGACAGCTATAGAAATCCTGTCCCCGAACAATAAGCGTGCGGGTGTGGGACGTCAAGCTTATTCTCGCAAGCGCCTGGAGGTTTTAGGCAGTTTTACTCATTTAGTCGAAATTGATTTGCTTAGGGGGGGAAAGCCGATGCTGATTTTGGGAGAAAGACCGCCTGGTGATTATAATATCTTAATCAGTCGTAGCGACAAACGACCTCTAGCTCAGTTGTATAGGTTTGGGGTTCGTGCACGTATTTAAATTGGGAATGGGTAGCGAGCAAGATGCTCTGTAGCGAGCAAGATGCTCTGTAGCGAGCAAGATGCTCTGTAGCGAGCAAGATGCTCGCACTACAAGGCTGAGAGCCATTATTCTATCTATATCATGGGAAAATGTACCGTCCTATAGACCCCAATCAACCGTGACCCGTAGGGTGGGTTAGGCGGTATTAAATTTAGGAAATGAACCGTTCAATAATAAATCCGCCGTAACCCACCAAGTTATCATTGATTCCAGAGGGAAATCAAATACCCAGCCGGATTTATACCAGCTAAAATAGTATTTTATACAGCCTGATCGATAATTTGAATTGTGCCGATTAGACGACGGCTAGAAAATAGATTTATATTGATTGGAGCATGAGAACGATGAATCTAGAGGCTGAATACGATCTGGACTTCTATGCTTGGATTCGTAAAAATGTAGAATTACTGCGGCGAGGCTGTTTGTCCGAAATTGATGTGGAGCATATTGCTGAAGAGTTAGAAAGTATGGGCAAGTGTGACCTCCGTCAACTTCGCAGCCGCTTACAGGTTTTAGTCATGCACCTGCTCAAGTGGCAATATCAACCCGACAAACAAAGCAAAACTTGGCTAGTGACGATTGATCATCAGCGTGATGAAATTGAAACCCTATTGCTAGATAGTCCTAGTTTAAGAAGCGAGTTGGAGCAGGGATTGGCAAGGGTGTATCCGAAAGCTGTGCGAGATGCCTGTAGAGAAACGGGTCTTCCTGAGACGACATTTCCCTTATCTTGTCCTTTTGAGATAGAAGAGATTTTGGCTCAAGAGTTTCTGCCGGATTGTCGTTAGTTTTCGTAACTACTGTGATAATGGGGAGGAGAAATAGGAGTCGCCCGCTGATTGTGGAAATCCAAATAGATAGTCGAGGAAAGAGGGGAACGAACACGAAAATGGAAGAGCTAAAAATCAAATACCCAGCCGGATTTGAAAATGCTGTGCAAATGACTAAGGATGAGATGGAGCAGCATATCCGTTTAATGGCTGCCCTGAAAATGTTTGAACTGGGAAAGGTTTCGGCGGGAAAAGCGGCTGAGTTAGCGGGAATGTCAAGACTCGATTTTTTTGAGACTTGCAGCCGATATCGAGTCAGTGTTTTTAATTATCCACCAGAAGAGCTTGAATTAGAACTGGAACAGGATTTAGAACGGCTGTGGGAGGCGATCGCGAATTAGTGAGGATGATTATGTTGAAGGAGCGCCAGAGCTAATTGTTGAAATTGCCGCCAGTAGTGCGTCTTACGATCTCCATGATAAGTTACGGGCTTATCGGCGCAATGGGGTGCGAGAGTATTTAGTGTGGTTGGTGCAGGATAGAGCGTTTCGCTGGTACATTTTGGAGCAGGGAAAGTATCGACAGCAGCAAGCGGATTCGTTGGGGATGTTGAGTAGTCCCTTTTTGCCAGGGTTACGGTTGGATGTGCAGGCACTTTTGCGGGGAGAGATGTCGCGAGTTCTAAGTATTAAATCGGACACCATCCTTTGCGTCCCTAAGGTTTCCAGGCGTAAGGTTAATCCATCAAATCTAGATTAGGCAAGCCAATGGAAGAACTACTAGAGTTGAAAGATTTACTCCTCAAAGGTGATATTTCTGGGGCATTGGTCATTGTTGAAGAATTGGAGGAAATGAGCAGAGACGACAAAATCAATAATATTCGCAGCTACGCCAAAATTCTACTTCTCCATTTAATCAAACAACAAGCTGAAAACCGCACCACCCGCTCTTGGGATGTCTCTATTCGGAATTCAGCCCTAGAGATACAGAGCAAAAATAAACGACGCAAAGCAGGCGGTTATTATCTTAAACCGGAGGAATTGCGCCTCGCCCTAGAAGAAGCCTATGAACAAGCCCTCAATGGCGCATCTCTTGAAGTCGCTGAAGGACTTTATGCTCCAGAAACCTTAGGGAACATGATTGACCGCAACAGGATTATTGATAGCGCCATGACCCTCATTTTACCTAACTCAGGTACATCAAATTAGGTTGTATGCCCTACAGTTAATTTACCCTTGAAAATCTTAAACCCGACTTAGGCATTACAATTCAATAACGGCTTGAAGTTTTTGCAGCCGTGCCAGAATGGGTTGGGGCGTCAATTTTTAGGTAGGGTCTGCTGAATAAGTCGAAGAAACACAACTGATGGATTAAGTAGTTATATAATACGACAGCGAACTTAAGTTATTGTTGTTAACGATTCGCTTAATTATAAGGTTTAATAATGAATTGACGCCGAAAAAGACTTGATTGTGGAATATATATAAAAAAGACAAAAAACCTGCCTGAGCAGGGCAGACAGATTCATGACGAGGAAAGTAATGGCAATAGCTGTTTCGGACGTATGAGGTAGTTTAGCCATGACGCGACTTAGGCTATATCTACGTTTTGATATGCCAAATTTTCCTTCAATATTATTGCGAATTCTCTCGTCTTCTTGAGCTTGTTTCTTTAATTCTTGACTGACATTGGCTTTCGGTCTTCCTAAGGGAGGGCCACTGATTCTAATTCCTTTTTCTTTACAGAAGGATCGATTGGCTCGACTGCGATAGATTTTATCTACATGAACGGATTCTGGATAGAATCCTGTGTAGTTATAATAAGCTTCTATTTGAGCTTTTAAATCGACAGATTCATTAAAGTTATCCCAACTGATACGGTCTAAAAATACGTATCCATCTCTTACACTTGCCGATATTTTAGCTCCAAATTCTACGGCAACTCCCGCTTTGCCTCTAACTATTGGACGGATATGGGCTTGACTCACATTTACTATTCTATGCTCAATTCTATGAACTTTATTATTGTACATCCATTCTTGCTGACGATAGATTTCGCTAACTACCAACAGGCTCTTATATTCAGTACGACTCAATGCCCCAAGACTAGACCCTGCCTTAACTAGCGCGTCTATACTCCCCAAGTTCTCTTTATGTATGCAGTGTTTTTTATGCTTTCTTATTTCTTTCTTGTTTGTCTCTTTTCTTTGCTACTTTTAAGTAATTCTTTCTGGCTCTATTTCTATAAGTTTTTGGTTTTTTATTTAGTTGATCCTTCAGGGGTTCATATAGACTGTCTATTATTTTTTCGGTTTTGACCCTAGCTTTATTTAATATCCCCAAATCATTGGGATAACTTATATCTCCTGGCACACAGCTTGCATCAACTATTAGTTGTCCTTTATTGGCTGACTCTCTTCTTTCTTGACTTTGGATTTCGGCACTTTTTTTTTAGCTTCTTCATCCGTCTCTGATTGACTTTTCTTCACCATTTTCTCATTTATTCGGTTGACTAGATTCACATTTATCCTTTCCCGGAATCTGGCCAATAGTGATGAGTCATAAGGAGCTTCGCTGCTGTAATGCCTTTGACCTATAAAGTATTGTAAGTAAGGGTTTTCTTTGATTTGTTCGACTGTCTCTCTATCACTTATTCCTAGTTTTTCTTTGATTATTAATGAACCCAGTGCTACCCTAAATGGTAGCGCTGGCGCTCCCATTTCCGCAGAAAAATTTTGGGCATATTCTTCTTCAAATTCCTCCCAAGGTACTAAAGAAGCCATGATTACCCAGCGGTTATCCTGTGATAACTTTCCTTCAAATGGTAGTTCAAAATCTTCGGCTTCCCTGGGGGCGTTCTCAACTTTTCGGTACATCTACCTGATCATGATGCAAGGATTTTGAGCAATTTTACCAGATTCATGAGCACCAAGTCAACTGTAAATACGGATCAAAGCATTGATGGTTAAGGGTTTCGGTCTTGTGCAGCAAGCCCTAGGTAATTTTATAGAGTGGAAAAATGTGCCGTCCTATAAAACCAAATCAAGCATGACCCGTAGGATGGGTTAGGCGGTATTAAATTGAGGAAATAAACCGTTCAAGGATATATCCGCCGTAACCCACCAAGTTATCATTGATTCCAGATTAAAATCAAAGAACTAGCCGGATTTATTTGATTGGAGCCTCCCCCACGCGATCGCACATTTAAATTGGGAATGGGTAGCGAGCAAGATTGGGTAGCGAGCAAGATTGGGTAGCGAGCAAGATGCTCGCACTACAAGAATGAGAGCCATTGTTCTATATCATGGAAAAATGTGCCGTCCTATAGACCCCGATCAACCGTGACCCGTAGGGTGGGTTAGGCGGCATTAAATTTAGGCAATGAACCGTTCAATAATAAATCCGCCGTAACCCACCAAGTTATCATTTTAATGGGGTCATGTCTGATCTTAAAAAAGCGGAATTTGGATATACAGGCACTGTTGCAGGGAGAGATGTCGCGAGTTCTGACTGTG
This genomic interval carries:
- a CDS encoding DUF29 domain-containing protein, with the protein product MSFLNYCDNREDKMAGEALYERDFYSWAFNQANLLRQGRFEQLDLGHLVEELEDLGNRHYDQLESRLIQLIAHLLKWQVQYWKQTNSWRATIRVQRTAIAKLLRRNPGLKSRLDEAMEESWLEARDLAIAETDLPDEQFPDVCPFSFEQVMCEDFWPNSQMEIEGS
- a CDS encoding Uma2 family endonuclease, with protein sequence MNSASLDQQLIPALENGDRLSRAEFERRYNLMPDLKKAELIEGVVYVPSPLRYNRHGKPHGKIIAWLEVYAASTPGVEVADNATVRLDLDNEPQPDALLRLDEESGGRSRISEDDYVEGAPELIVEIAASSASYDLHDKLRAYRRNGVREYLVWLVQDRAFRWYILEQGEYRQQQADSLGMLSSPFFPGLQLDVQALLRGEMSRVLTVLQEGLGSPEHQDMWRNYRERRSSNR
- a CDS encoding DUF4058 family protein, whose product is MPRHYVEVIQMPSPFPGMDPYLEHSELWAEVHSRLIVNLADFLGPQLRPKYRVAVEKRTYTDLSDAALVGLPDVAVVSRRSTPNQNSSTTSSTATVLTQNEPVTVRIPMPEEVRESYLEIREIGTGAVVTAIEILSPNNKRAGVGRQAYSRKRLEVLGSFTHLVEIDLLRGGKPMLILGERPPGDYNILISRSDKRPLAQLYRFGVRARI
- a CDS encoding DUF29 domain-containing protein codes for the protein MNLEAEYDLDFYAWIRKNVELLRRGCLSEIDVEHIAEELESMGKCDLRQLRSRLQVLVMHLLKWQYQPDKQSKTWLVTIDHQRDEIETLLLDSPSLRSELEQGLARVYPKAVRDACRETGLPETTFPLSCPFEIEEILAQEFLPDCR
- a CDS encoding UPF0175 family protein; translation: MEELKIKYPAGFENAVQMTKDEMEQHIRLMAALKMFELGKVSAGKAAELAGMSRLDFFETCSRYRVSVFNYPPEELELELEQDLERLWEAIAN
- a CDS encoding DUF29 family protein, whose amino-acid sequence is MEELLELKDLLLKGDISGALVIVEELEEMSRDDKINNIRSYAKILLLHLIKQQAENRTTRSWDVSIRNSALEIQSKNKRRKAGGYYLKPEELRLALEEAYEQALNGASLEVAEGLYAPETLGNMIDRNRIIDSAMTLILPNSGTSN